The following coding sequences are from one Sardina pilchardus chromosome 16, fSarPil1.1, whole genome shotgun sequence window:
- the shtn2 gene encoding shootin-1, whose protein sequence is MWAVEIDSKTSDSDNDSHIFSDDERDIQCEILEIQRDEANQKLSEIEQASSQLLKEIDALELQFQVERACRETAEALAVKVTKENKVLKRQSLALMPLIPELPENLDLLTFDPENDAGNDPGTAGDAGADLLLQSQAQIQELQASLDDLLAEKMRLSEQVDELQREKADLTEQLTREMEEKETLLKKMTKQSRAVNKMKRVSHLVTEEFAEMSQQLEMEQGLRQHAEIFAHQVLVQRPTGEMELQLQQSLEQVAKISGSLGEICLHYRNQAEPGSELLLLRERVQDSELKRSVLDAQLVEAHRTIAELLGQIKQFQDRLQPKTEGQPNEMVQSKDETPSLGLPPPPPPPPPPPGLPPPPPPPPPPPPPPPPPVSKTAVDPLDELRSRRKNAGNTTDPNKGHSSLDIKSRAVDEMMERIKKGIVLRPAQKPIQSAFDEDDNKEQKSEKRKSAILELQGMLDSMNKRGPRRVGSRNRISRNVGEAELQLVLRRRRRAMGDEQEARPTATADSTTTTSPKQGGGPASAGPASSSLPWAGESGSAPVLRRLKQNRENRNSRIRESQFILEEVNVTSP, encoded by the exons ATGTGGGCCGTCGAGATAGACAGCAAAACGTCAG ATTCTGACAATGACAGCCACATCTTCTCTGATGACGAGAGGGACATTCAG TGTGAGATTCTGGAGATACAAAGGGATGAAGCCAATCAGAAACTCTCTGAGATTGAACAAG CCTCTTCTCAGCTACTGAAGGAGATTGATGCCCTGGAGTTACAGTTCCAGGTAGAGCGAGCCTGCAGGGAGACTGCAGAGGCCTTGGCTGTGAAG GTGACTAAAGAGAACAAAGTGCTGAAGAGACAGAGCCTGGCCTTGATGCCGCTCATCCCAGAACTGCCAGAGAACCTCGACcttctgacctttgacccagagAATGATGCTGGTAATGACCCTGGCACAGCGGGAGATGCTGGTGCTGACCTACTCCTGCAGAGCCAAGCCCAGATTCAAG AGCTCCAGGCCTCTCTGGATGACCTGCTGGCTGAGAAGATGCGCTTGAGCGAGCAGGTGGacgagctgcagagagaaaagGCTGACCTCACCGAGCAG CTCACTcgtgagatggaggagaaggagacccTCTTGAAGAAGATGACCAAACAGAGCAGAGCGGTGAATAAGATGAAGAGAG TCTCCCACCTGGTGACTGAGGAGTTTGCAGAGATGTCCCAACAGCTGGAGATGGAGCAGGGACTGAGACAACATGCTGAGATCTTTGCCCACCAG GTGCTGGTCCAGAGGCCCACTGGTGAGAtggagctgcagctgcagcagtcCCTGGAGCAGGTGGCCAAAATCAGCGGCTCCCTGGGAGAGATCTGCCTCCACTACCGCAACCAG GCTGAGCCAGGctctgagctgctgctgctgcgtgagcgtgtgcaggacagtgagctgaagaggagtgTGCTGGACGCCCAGCTGGTAGAGGCCCACAGGACCATCGCAGAGCTGCTGGGCCAGa TTAAGCAGTTTCAGGATAGGCTGCAACCGAAGACTGAGGGGCAACCTAACGAAATGGTCCAATCAAAGGACGAGACCCCAAGCCTTggcctgccccctcctcctcctcctcctcctcctccccctggtcttcccccgcctcctcctcctccacctccacctccaccaccaccacctccaccagttTCAAAGACTGCTGTCGA CCCATTGGATGAGCTGAGGAGCAGAAGAAAGAATGCAGGAAATACAACAGACCCCAATA AGGGTCATTCATCCCTAGACATAAAGTCCAGAGCTGTGGATGAGATGATGGAACGAATTAAGAAAGGGATTGTTCTCAGACCCGCCCAGAAACCAatacag AGTGCCTTTGATGAAGACGACAACAAA GAGCAGAAGAGTGAGAAGAGAAAGTCCGCTATTCTTGAGCTCCAGGGGATGCTG GACTCCATGAATAAGCGGGGACCCAGAAGGGTGGGGTCCCGGAATCGCATCAGTCGGAACGTGGGGGAGGCGGAGTTACAGCTTGTCCTTCGGAGGAGAAGGCGGGCCATGGGTGATGAGCAAGAGGCTCGGCCAACCGCCACCGCTGACTCCACCACCACAACTTCACCCAAACAAG GGGGTGGCCCTGCCTCGGCTGGCCCAGCCTCGAGCTCTCTTCCCTGGGCTGGAGAGAGTGGCAGTGCCCCTGTGCTGCGGAGGCTGAAGCAGAACCGGGAGAATAGGAACTCGCGAATCAGAGAATCTCAGTTCATCTTGGAGGAAGTCAACGTTACGAGTCCATGA